ACAAGATAATAACAACAGAATGATAATAAAGCCAAACaaacaaaagataaagaaaatgatGCCTATATGCTACTAAGAGGAGGATTTTTATCTAATTGGATGAACCATATAAAAGGTGTTTGCAGAACACTTACAAAACATCGAACCAGATGCAATTTAGCCATCAAATGTAGTCATATGAAATGCAAGAGAGAATAAGTTAACGCATTTACGTAATTAACACACTCGGACACACACAAATTCTTACAAGGGATAATTTTCTCCTTTTAGACAGTTCCGCATAAATTATATCACTTTATCGAAAATAATCAAACGCAAAAACAGAATATAGTTAAATCGGGaagcaaaaaggaaaaatcacaCCAAACACTTCACAGTTATTCTATATAGATTCAACAAAGAGGGATTTGGGTAGCCGCAAGAGCCGAATAATAAACTTATGTAGATTCAACGTTTCAACCAATAAATTTCAAGCAAAAGAGTATACCTTGACAGTGATTCTTCGGTCACTCTGAGGTCTAATGAACCTCTTCACTCTCTTCTTCACGACCTTCTTGTTAAGCAGAGGCACGGCCATTGTTGTTGTTCTACCTTACCTTACCTTCTGCGAAATAGACGTAATACATTAGATGCAAAATTTACAAAGATGAATGAAGCAGACAAACTGGAAGAGAGAATACTCACTGGAACTAGGGTTTCTGCTGAGCCGCTAACTCCTTGCTAGAGAGGCTTGTTAATGGAGAGTAGTAGAACTATATACGAAAAAAGTTAGGGCTAATAACTAGGGTTTTCAGATGTGAAAGCCCAAAAGGCTTTTATTCGATGGGCCGTATATTTTCAAATGAAACTGAGGCCCACTGTAAGGCCCATGAATAAAATGGAATGTGGTTTTAATgtgttttcttttactttatatGAATAACTAGGTAAAATAAGGACGTAAAAAATAACTACATTGAatttgcaaataattttttactaatattcatACACTTAGTAATAGAAAAATAGGttcttacaaaaatattagcaatattcggacatgaatttaattatttgtcattatcacataactcaaaaacctataatgaatgaattattcacgaTATAACAAAGCATTGGTTCTattgaatgaattattcaagatatatataaaaatgctTTTTGTAATAagaagaaacatttaagttgcatagattaTACAGTTGTGATATATGTCCaaggagaaaattcaaaaatttgttaacatattcaaaaaataaattatgcttGCACATGAAagcaattataacttttgaacttgtataatgaatttctttatttgataagtgagaaatttcatatttatgtaaaaaaaagaaagatggtaTATAAGTTTATATAAGTTAtagaatttaatatagaatatcaaaacataaatttttgaaattgagtacaataattattttctacacaataaatatatgtactatatgtgtatatgttcaatatagTCGGAGAAaataactttgcagaaacataaaaaacaaagtttaaaacatgtactcaaaaacaacaattaatatcacaAGGAAAGTGAGAAACATGTGATGCAAcgcaatttttttcttttttaaggaAAGAGACGGTAGTTGGGTTCAAATAGATCGGTGAATGAGTAGGCAAGCATGCAGGTTGTACCAATCAGCTTTGAATTGTCAAGTAAAGATTAATCAAACGATCTTTCATGGTAGACAAGGCTGGTTAATATTGAGATGCCCACCTTTTGGTCTGGGGCTGcagttttctctttctcttggaAATAAGATTCGATTCTTGTAAAAACATTAGGAGGGAGTACTACTACTTCCTTAATTCATCGATTTCCATCTATGAAAGTAATCCAATTTAGTATCTTCGTACGGATTCTTATTGTCAACGAGGATCTTAGCCCCTTTCCTTGTTGTTTTCTTatagaatgaacaaaaaaaaaaaatgtctttgaGTGAGAGCATAATGTATAAATGAAGCTATCATGTAGTAGTTGTTAAAGACACAAATAAGTCTGTTGAAGACACAAATAAGTCCATTAAAGACGAGTAAGCCACCAGCTTCACCTATAATGAGTGGCAACTGTAATGCCCATAAAtacttttatgaattttaatgcaGTGAAATggattttaaagttatctcttAGATATATCTATTTTTATGTTAGTGAGATATATTCTCCTAGGTTCACGGAGTACACAGATCAAGAACTAAAATTAAGATTTCATAAGAAATTACGTGAATGACGACAAGTCGAAATAATAAAAGACCAGTTTACGATTGTTCTGAAGTGATATAACActgaaaatttttgtttataaatCTACCAATTTAGATGTTATATTGGAGAGGGAAATAAGCACGAGGAAAATGAATATGTCGATAATTCATCATGCCATGATGTTAAGGGAAACATTGTTTTCAACCATTTACGAGAAAATTTCATCTTTTCATATAAGAGATAAGGTATGCAAATTATAAAAGGGCATGAGATTCAATTTTGTCCAACGAATATTTTGGATTGAGTCTAGCTTAGAACTAGCTTTTAAGTGACGATCTCACCAAACGAAACCATCCTCATCATCTCTCCAGCAAGGTAATTAAAGTCGCCATACTCCAAGTCAAGATAAATATAGTCAAATTCACTATAATTATAATAGTTTGATGTTGTGCTGTTGGAGTAGTCACATTGTTTTCTGCTATTTGCAGTTCAAACTTTGCGAGGTTCGATCAGTGCAGTTTGGACAGAAGGTAATTCTATATCTCAACACTTATGATGAAAGAACAATCCGCTACTTTGATCCCCTTATCAAACCCAATGACACCATCAAGCTGGACTTATATTCCAATAAGATCGTGgacttcatcaaatttgatgttGGTAATGTGGTCATGGTTGAACTTTAGATGAATTTAATAGGTTGGACCATATTTCTCTTTGTTTAGAGGGATGccattcttatttttgtttgttgcATTTCAACTTTTGTGTACTCGATACTGTTTTACATACGTTTTTTgttaagtaaaaagaaagactAAGTTGAGATCTATCAGTTGCCTTTTATGTGATAGTATTTTATTGCAATATAGTTTAACAATTTATTCACTTATATCAAAATGAGTTTTTAACTGTAATATCTTCAAATTCAATCTGGTGTTATATTTCGAATTTGGTATAGTTCACTAAACATGACTCCTAATTTCATTTTCATAATCTTCAAATGAAGTGGGTTCTTTTGTCATGCAAATAGTATAATCAATCCTAACTttcatatttgatatatttttggaATCTCTTTTCAGATGATTTcagattttgatgaaattttgtatGAGTTATGACATTAAAGTCAAAATGAGGAGTTAAGTCATAAATTATATAGCAGATGACTTAATTGGGGGAGTTCAATAAGGATTAATAACACTTAATATTGGTTCACATAGTTCATCTTTTTTACTACAATGTAAGAAATAAGAATCATATCCTCACCaggatgatgaaatgaaaattatcGTGCAGACAAATCATTGTCTAGATGTAATTAGTTCTCTAATGACAACTCTTTTAAGGCAAAAGATCTATTAAAACTAGTTAGTTCATAaaagtgattttatttttgcttattTAAGTGCCCAAATCCATTTTATGTATAGGTGTTAGATTGAATACTAAGTTTAAAGAAATTATCTCATATGAAAAGTTTGACATGTcaattcattttccttttaataaaACAACTTCAATATCAAGTAAGTGTTATGCAAGTAGTTTCACCACAGAAATGCTGAACATACTAGTAAGTTACATTAGGATCAAAACAAAAACTTAGTAGACATAAAAATGCATAACTAGgtatgttaataaaaataaacatccTATTAGGAGTATTTGCAGCCAAATTCAAACTTCCATTTCATAGCTTAAACATAGTTAATTTAGATAAATATAGAGCCAGGGGTGTACATGAATGGGTTGGTtcgaattttttaaatatcatatcaaattattcgtgtaaaatttttaaatttataaaccatACCAAACCAATAAAGTTTGGATTTTTTCGGGTTTTTCAACCTTGGGTTGGTGCGATTTTTTCAAATACCAAACCAAATCATTGTgtcgaatttttaaatttataaatcaaataaaactaataaacttcggatttttagattttttttgataaatcttgcatacaaatatattattaacttgtgctccaaatatttctttagtccaactaaaatacaattatctaatgtgtttcttaaaaaaaataacacaaaatatgagatgagtattgatgacacaaaaatatttaataaaaaataataatgaagtcatcacataaataaatattgtaagtgaaaataattataatttaaaagtatttaatcatgctaaaataagtttaataagtattagttacattattaaatatttaaggaaaattaaattagatcatgtattttaattatttaaatcaatgtaaaactaaagaacaatattcaatattattgtcattcttagtgttgaaaaTATAAGGGGAAAAAactcaaatatgtcatcaaaCTTTCAGTAAATGCTCATTTATGCAATCAGTTAGaagtttggctcatttatgccattaCCCTTAAAGAAAATGCTCATTTATGTCACTATTTTTTAacaatggttttgcaaaattatttttgacacgtggccaattataattttgccacgtcatcaattttttttaattaaaaaaaaatcataattctgaaaaaaatttgaattatttttttttattaaataaattgatgacatggccgaattataattggccacatcatcaatttttaaattaaaaaaaatcaaaattctgaatagaaattgaattatttttaatttttttaatcaaaaaaattgatgacgtggacgaattataattggccacGTGTCAAAAATAGTTTTGCAAAATCACTGttgaaaaataatgacatgaatgaactttttctttaacggtaatggcataaatgagccaaacttttaactaatgacataaatgagccttttctgaAAGTTCAATGGCGTATTTGagcctttttccttctttttgcattaataatattaatttgattttgatttaagttttattataattgtcAACATCTATGAACTATAATCTTTACTGAACCATTCcgaattctaaattttaaatttgaaataatatagtaaaagataaaaactatgaaatagtataagaaatatttaaaaatgatatcaaagtaaatatttttatataaaaaataaaattaaaaattacatatataatgtcgggttggtttttttaagttaaaatcaaAGCTACCCAAATATAGtcggttttttttttaaatatcaaaccaaGTCAAATCAAACCACTAGTCgagctttttattttttgatttgacTCGTTTTACAGTTTGATTCGATTTTGTACATAATTGTTAGAGGCTATGTTTGTTGGGTCGCATAAACAAAGTTACTCAGCCCGTGTAATTTGTTCGATAAATAAGGCCCATATTCTAGGTGGTTACACAGCCCAACATGCTTTAGGCCCAAAACAAATTGGGCGCATCAGGTATGTAATATAGTTTTTTAAAGATATTGTATCTTCATCTCGTTAGGGTTTAGGAGACACACCTCTCGCCGGCTGCCGTCACTCGCGGCATTTAATCAGTCGGAAAACCGCCAAAATGGTTAGTTTTCTCTCTCTGTTATTTCATCTCGTCAATTTTGTTTAGCTTGTTATTTGTTGCCTGATAGATCAGTTGTATTTTAGTGTTCATCGCTTTTGTTTAAGGTCTACACTGTACTGTATCAGTTTTACCTTTGCTATATGATACTAAGACTATATTCTTGGTTGTTCTTTCGATTTACGCGCTCAAATTTATGTGTTCATATCAACTGGTGCTGGTTAATTTTAGGGATCGTATGGAGAAATAATCAATTGCATTAGTTACTGTTGCCACTAGATTTTAGTGTATAcagtttttttaattgtattttgcTGTCATTGTGATTGCTGTTGCACTCTGTGTTGTACTGTATCCTACTTGATAGTTTTAATGAATACAACATTTGAATAGATTTTACGATTCTACATATAGACcgtaaaaaattaattttgttacaAAATAAGATTACTAAATAATTAGTAAGACATAGTGAGAAAATAAATAGATCAGACCAAATTGGTCCTTACACAAAGTGAGACAAATCCCTAACTTCTAATTTAATGATAGCTGGAAGTTTGGACAGTGGAATTGTGTAGTATAAGTTCAAGTTATTTACTCGATGCATTGAATAATTGCTCTACCTTTGTGAAAAAACAAGCTTCTAGTGTTGTTTGACATGGACAGATTTTGATAAAAAACTGTGGAATAGCTCCCCTTTTTATTGTTGGTAAATTAACTTTTGTTCTTTTAGCATTCATTTATATAAGTGGTATGATTTTTGCATTTAGGCTTTGGAAACATCATACTAATGTGAATTTTGTAACTTCTTGTCCATATATAGGCAAGAGGGTTGAAGAAACATTTGAAGAGGCTCAATGCGCCTAAGCATTGGATGCTTGATAAACTTGGAGGTGCTTTTGTAAGTGACGTGTCTTTCcctatgtctttttttttttatagtactACTTAGTTTCCTGCTTCTTGACTTGACTGTTCTCTTTGGTCTCTACTGCAGGCTCCTAAGCCTTCTTCTGGTCCTCATAAATCAAGGGAATGTTTGCCACTGGTTATTATCCTCAGGAATAGGTTGAAATATGCATTGACATACCGTGAGGTCATTTCTATCTTGATGCAACGCCAAGTTATGGTTGATGGGAAAATTAGGACAGATAAGACGTACCCTGCTGGTTTCATGGGTAAGAACACCTCCATTGGAttgttttttcatttcaaaaccTTTAGATTATAGTTTCCTTATATCTGTACTGTCTAGGTTTTGTTCATTCCCAGACGAAAGTAATAATACTGATTTATCTATATACACATGCTTCCCCAGTTCCAAAGACAATTGTTGATCTGTGTACAAAAagatttcattaaaattcatgtTGAGagtctcttttatttctttttttcttgtttctatGTTTGTTGAATCCCTTTACAAATTGGTAATGTTCATATTTTCTTCATATAGACGTTGTTACGATTCCAAAGACAAATGAGAGTTTCAGACTTCTTTATGACACTAAGGGTCGGTTCCGTCTACACTCACTCAGAGATGAGGAAGCCAAGGTTTGAACCTGTTTCCTGCTTCTTCTTTGTTCCGGATTGCTTTGGATGCTGTGCTGTTAAAGTAGTGACCTTGTTTTCTGCTCTTTGCAGTTCAAACTTTGCAAGGTTCGATCAGTGCAGTTTGGACAGAAGGGTATCCCATATCTCAACACGTATGATGGAAGAACAATCCGCTACCCCGATCCCCTCATCAAGGCCAATGACACCATTAAGCTGGACTTAGATTCCAATAAGATTGTTgacttcatcaaatttgatgttGGTAATGTGGTTATGGTGACTGGTGGTAGAAACAGGGGGCGTGTTGGAATTCTGAAGAATAGAGAGAAGCACAAGGGTAGCTTTGAGACAGTTCACATTCAGGATTCCCTGGGGCATGAGTTTGCTACCCGTTTGGGAAATGTCTTCACTCTTGGCAAGGGTAGTAAGCCATGGGTGTCTCTACCTAAGGGTAAAGGTATCAAGTTATCTATCATTGAAGAGGCTCGCAANNNNNNNNNNNNNNNNNNNNNNNNNNNNNN
This window of the Solanum pennellii chromosome 2, SPENNV200 genome carries:
- the LOC107010301 gene encoding 40S ribosomal protein S4-like isoform X3, which produces MARGLKKHLKRLNAPKHWMLDKLGGAFAPKPSSGPHKSRECLPLVIILRNRLKYALTYREVISILMQRQVMVDGKIRTDKTYPAGFMDVVTIPKTNESFRLLYDTKGRFRLHSLRDEEAKFKLCKVRSVQFGQKGIPYLNTYDGRTIRYPDPLIKANDTIKLDLDSNKIVDFIKFDVGNVVMVTGGRNRGRVGILKNREKHKGSFETVHIQDSLGHEFATRLGNVFTLGKGSKPWVSLPKGKGIKLSIIEEARKRMAAQSATTA
- the LOC107010301 gene encoding 40S ribosomal protein S4-like isoform X7 — protein: MARGLKKHLKRLNAPKHWMLDKLGGAFAPKPSSGPHKSRECLPLVIILRNRLKYALTYREVISILMQRQVMVDGKIRTDKTYPAGFMDVVTIPKTNESFRLLYDTKGRFRLHSLRDEEAKFKLCKVRSVQFGQKGIPYLNTYDGRTIRYPDPLIKANDTIKLDLDSNKIVDFIKFDVGNVVMVTGGRNRGRVGILKNREKHKGSFETVHIQDSLGHEFATRLGNVFTLGKGSKPWVSLPKGKGIKLSIIEEARKRMAAQSATTA
- the LOC107010301 gene encoding 40S ribosomal protein S4-like isoform X4 — protein: MARGLKKHLKRLNAPKHWMLDKLGGAFAPKPSSGPHKSRECLPLVIILRNRLKYALTYREVISILMQRQVMVDGKIRTDKTYPAGFMDVVTIPKTNESFRLLYDTKGRFRLHSLRDEEAKFKLCKVRSVQFGQKGIPYLNTYDGRTIRYPDPLIKANDTIKLDLDSNKIVDFIKFDVGNVVMVTGGRNRGRVGILKNREKHKGSFETVHIQDSLGHEFATRLGNVFTLGKGSKPWVSLPKGKGIKLSIIEEARKRMAAQSATAA
- the LOC107010301 gene encoding 40S ribosomal protein S4-like isoform X5, whose protein sequence is MARGLKKHLKRLNAPKHWMLDKLGGAFAPKPSSGPHKSRECLPLVIILRNRLKYALTYREVISILMQRQVMVDGKIRTDKTYPAGFMDVVTIPKTNESFRLLYDTKGRFRLHSLRDEEAKFKLCKVRSVQFGQKGIPYLNTYDGRTIRYPDPLIKANDTIKLDLDSNKIVDFIKFDVGNVVMVTGGRNRGRVGILKNREKHKGSFETVHIQDSLGHEFATRLGNVFTLGKGSKPWVSLPKGKGIKLSIIEEARKRMAAQSATNA
- the LOC107010301 gene encoding 40S ribosomal protein S4-like isoform X8, translating into MARGLKKHLKRLNAPKHWMLDKLGGAFAPKPSSGPHKSRECLPLVIILRNRLKYALTYREVISILMQRQVMVDGKIRTDKTYPAGFMDVVTIPKTNESFRLLYDTKGRFRLHSLRDEEAKFKLCKVRSVQFGQKGIPYLNTYDGRTIRYPDPLIKANDTIKLDLDSNKIVDFIKFDVGNVVMVTGGRNRGRVGILKNREKHKGSFETVHIQDSLGHEFATRLGNVFTLGKGSKPWVSLPKGKGIKLSIIEEARKRMAAQSATTA